CCCGAAGTAGATGGCCGACAGCCACATGGCCAGGAAGAACGGGTAGGCGACGGGGCTGCCCAGCACCATCAGCCCGTTTTGCTCCACCTGCCAGAGGGCGTTGCGCAGGGCGAAGTGCGAGACGCCCCACAGCACCAGGGCGACGGCCAGGTAGAGCGACAGGCCGAAGAGCTGGGATCGCAGGTCCCGCCCGGCGATGGTGCGCGCCACGTGCCAGCGGCTCACCCCAGGGGCACTCATGAGGCCATCCCCTCCCGTGCCAGGAGCGAGATGTTGTTTTCGGTGATGGTGACGAAGGCCTCCTCCAGCGACATCTGCCGCGTCTGCATGGAGAGTACGACGCCGCCCGAGCCGGCGATGGCCCGCGAGATGGCCGGGCGCAGGTCGACCCCGGTGCGGGTGCGGATGAGGAGCTTGCCGTCGCGACGGTCGACGCCGCTGACGCCCTCCACCGCCTGCACCGCCGCCACGATGGGCTCGTCCACCCGCTCCAGCTCCACCTCCAGCTCCTGCTCCGTGGCCAGCCGCGTGCGCAGGCCATCCATGGTGTCCTCGGCCAGCAGACGCCCCCTGTGGATGATGCCGACGCGGTGGCAGATGCGCTCGACCTCGGAGAGGATGTGGGAGGAGATGACCAGGGTCTTGCCCCGGCGGTTCTCCTCCAGCAGCAGATCCCGCACCTGACGGATGCCGTAGGGGTCCAGCGAGGAGACCGGCTCGTCCAGGATCAGCAGCTCGGGGTCGTGCAGCAGCGTGCGCGCCAGGCTCAGCTTCTGCTTCATGCCCTTGGAGTAGCCGCCCAGGAGCTCCCGCCGGCGATCCGCCAGCTCCAGCCGCTCCAGCAGCTCGTCGATGCGCCGCCGTGCCCCCGACACCCCGTACAGCCGTGCGAAGAACTCCAGGTACTCCTGCGCCGTCATCTCCTCGTAGAGGTAGTGAAACTCGGAGAGCACCCCGATCCGGCGCCGCAGGGCCGGCGACCTCCCCGCGCCGAGCGGCTGGCCGAAGAGCCAGATGCGCCCCTCGGTGGGGGGCACCAGACCCAGCACCATCATGATGGTGGTGGTCTTGCCCGCCCCGTTGGGACCCAGGAAGCCGTAGATCTCCCCCTCGGCCACGTGGAGGTCCAGGTGATCCACGGCCACCACGCTGCCGAATCGCCTGGTCAGGCCCTCGGTCCGCAGTACCATGGGAGCTGCTCGCCCTCCCCAAACCCGCTTGGTGCCGGCATCCGCCGGCCTCGACCTCCTCCAGCCTGCCTCGCCCCGCCCAGTATACCAGAGACTTCGACACGGCCCGGCCCGACTCTTGGCGCGCCCCGCCCGGCGCCCCCTGGCACCGTCTGGCGCCTGTGCTATGATGAGGACGCCATGACCCAGGCGCGCACGGTCTGCGAAAATCGCAAGGCCCGCCACGACTACGAGATCCTGGAGACCCTGGAGGCCGGGCTCGTGCTGACCGGCAGCGAGGTCAAGTCGCTGCGGCTCGGCCGGGCCCAGCTCCGCGACAGCTACGCGCGCGTCCGGGACGGGGAGGTCTACCTGATCGGGGCCCACATCTCCTCGTACCAGGCCGGCAACGTCTGGGACCACGACCCGGGTCGGCCCCGCAAGCTCCTGCTGCACCGCCGGGAGATCGCCCGCCTGGCCGGGCGCGTCGCCGAGAAGGGCCTGACGCTGGTGCCGCTGCGCATCTACTTCAACGAGCGGGGCCTGGCCAAGGTGGAGCTGGCCGTGGCGCGGGGCCGCAAGAGCTACGACAAGCGCGAGGCCATCGCGCGGCGCGACGAGCAGCGCCGCATCGAGCAGGCGCTGGCCGAGCGGGAGCGGCGAGCGCGTTGACACGACGGCTGCCGACCGCGTATGCTGAGGTCGGACGATGGGCGCCTCACCCGGTCGACAGCTTTCGTGGGGGTGAGTCAGGTTCGACATGGGTGCGGGTGGCCATGGCTGCGAGCCGAGCTCCTGCGACTCGTAAAACCGCAGGGCAGTCAACAACTGCCGAACCCGAGCTTGCTCTGGCTGCTTAATTAACGCGGCCACGCCCGCCTGACGGTCTTCCCGTCGCCGCAGGGCCGGGCGTCATCGAGGCGGGATACCGCGGGGGCCTCGCCTCCGGGCCGCCGGGGGAAACCTGAGGAGGCTGGCGGCCGTCATATCCGGCTCCCGGGATCGGACGGCGGCGAGCACCACCAAACGGGAGACACG
This genomic interval from Limnochorda sp. LNt contains the following:
- a CDS encoding ABC transporter ATP-binding protein, coding for MVLRTEGLTRRFGSVVAVDHLDLHVAEGEIYGFLGPNGAGKTTTIMMVLGLVPPTEGRIWLFGQPLGAGRSPALRRRIGVLSEFHYLYEEMTAQEYLEFFARLYGVSGARRRIDELLERLELADRRRELLGGYSKGMKQKLSLARTLLHDPELLILDEPVSSLDPYGIRQVRDLLLEENRRGKTLVISSHILSEVERICHRVGIIHRGRLLAEDTMDGLRTRLATEQELEVELERVDEPIVAAVQAVEGVSGVDRRDGKLLIRTRTGVDLRPAISRAIAGSGGVVLSMQTRQMSLEEAFVTITENNISLLAREGMAS
- the smpB gene encoding SsrA-binding protein SmpB translates to MTQARTVCENRKARHDYEILETLEAGLVLTGSEVKSLRLGRAQLRDSYARVRDGEVYLIGAHISSYQAGNVWDHDPGRPRKLLLHRREIARLAGRVAEKGLTLVPLRIYFNERGLAKVELAVARGRKSYDKREAIARRDEQRRIEQALAERERRAR